The genome window TCGTGCAACTGATACGATCCCTCTGTGCATGATAATCACCCATATTGAGATTCGTTGACCCAGCAGCTATCGGGTGGCACCAACAGACAGCGATTTCAGATGAATCATAATATTTTGACAAGTTTAAGCTGCTTACTTTTTAATTTGTTcacattttttatcacattactAAATTGAAAAATCTCTTGTAcgaattttgtttttacatttttcaattttgcaatctgttacttttcttcttttttatcttaatttgttcacatttttaaacacattattaaatactttaaaacttttaaacgaAAAACTAGATTTTCATTGTAAAATCTGAAGTTCGAATTTTGTTTCacgtttttcatttttttacaatttgtcactttttttaatttaaaacagttTTGTTATCACCaggattttatattttatgttaattaataCGAGTTCAAAGTCTAGACAggcatatttataatttatttattttttagctTCCTCGTATAAATATCAGTttgcataaacatatatttgatatgtattttgatTGACGGTTGATCTAACAATACAGACTGTTATATTGAAATGAAAGGGAAACTATTAAGTATGAAAGATGTCCTGCTTTGATATGACATAAattgaaattgtatttgaaatgtAGATGGGAGTTAAATTATTCATTATCTATAATTCATAGACCGactactaatatatatatatatatatatatatacgatttaCAATCGATCATTTTTGTCGTAAAACATTTCTCGTGGATGATTGGGTAAATCTGTCACGGTTTACGAAATGAATTAACCACAGACACACTATTATATACCATAGGTATCAGTTTTGTGATACCTGTTATAAAACGAACATGAAATGAACATAAAAATACAAACGTACCTTTGTACGTTTTTATCAGTAACAATATATTTGACAGGTAAAAACAAATAGGAAATGTTCTTTTCAACACTTTGACATGTTTAGTCAAGATTAagctttttaaatatattacaaattggtgtatttatatattacgaTTGTTTACAGGTAGTACAGCATTCTCAGGAGATGAGTAGTGAGAGATAGGATCTCAAGCTGACCCTGAGGGACTGTATAAAAGCCTACACATTTAACCTCTCCTTGTAGTGTAATGCCGTGACCATAATACCAAATCAAGATAGGGgttaaaatgagaaaaattcTCGTTAGCTTTCAATTAAGAACCCCCATCATCTCTCCAATGGAATGTCAATTTACTTAGTAAAGTCGgtcagaaatattgatatttcacaATATAACTAACGATTTGTAATGACGGTTTAGTAAAGGCTTTCTTGTTTTGGTctaaaatagacaaaatgttcatgatttGGGCTAAAGGATTCTTCGATGACTCATTGGTAAATAATCATTGgttaatataaatgaataagCATGTTATAAATGTGCCATTAGTAATTTAAGGTGTTAAATATTGAAGGTATTTACGCATTGATAGTTGTATATGTGTAAGGTATATTTCCAGCATAGAAAATACCGTTAATGACTCCTTTGAATAcgaatttatgaaataaatattagaATGAAGTAAGTTCATCAATGTTgagatataagatatattaaagatataGAAGTTATCCTAAAAATCAAAGCAAAGACGATCTATTGCAGTTTTTacatttcatgaaataaaaattaaagcagaaacatccatcatttttttacagaaatttATCTTCTTCAGAATTTCATtctaaacaaatgtttttttaaatgtggTCTTGCCAAAGTAAAAACTGTTATGTATAATTCAGTGCAgaaaaaggaaacaaatattttagagCAAAAATTGCTTACAAAAATTCCTCTAAAGCCACCAAAGAATGTaattagataaatataaaatgatatcattttacATGAGATGATTTTGACACTATATATTGGCACGTTACAAATCTCTGGTGTCAGAAGATAAGAGTAGAGGATTTAGATGATTTAGACGATGGCTACGACGATTGGATGACATGGAGCTGATAGGATAATATCATTATCGTTTTGTGATAGGACCATTTGTATATTTCAGTTTTTTCAATAAAGACATGTTACACCATAGCTGGTGATGACAGGTCACATAAATTAGTATTGAGCCTTTGTTTAGTGACATGATACCAACCCTGGGTTATTACTTGGCGAGGCTTAAGGCTGTAATACCCATGTACAACAATTTATCACGGGCTTGATAACAGGAAAGATAACGGACATAAGCAGGCAAAATAACAATAACTTACCTGGATGGAGCCCGTGGGTATTTCAGGATACAGGTGACTCTCTGGAACATTGGCCCGGCCCCCGGGCATTGTCGTCATGACCCGATCGTCGATACTGAAGCTGACCTTCTTCCGCGTTTCCTGTCGTCCTAGAGGTCCATCCGAATTGTCTTTAGACTCGGAATATTTCTGCTTTATTCTATCAGCTCTTTTGATAAGACAAATGGTCAAAATGATGACGATGGCAATAACAGCCGTCACACAGGAAATGGCAACTGCGATAAGGAAATATTGACGATGCTCTTCCGGTTGTGGGACATCCTCTCCTAATCCCTGGGTGGTGACAACGATAGACATTGCTATCTCGTTAATCCTTGGAGGGGTCCCCTTATCCTGTGCAATGATTCCGAATGTATATTTCCTGGCATCAGCAACAGTCAAACCTTTATCCAAAACAATACGTCCCGAAAGATTATTCAACTTAAAAATGTGGGAGAAGTTTTTATCCTTCATAAAATAAGTGACCTTGGAATTCATGCCCTCATCAATATCCCTTGTTTCCACGGTGGACACTATAGTATTGACAGGTGTTTGGTACGAGATGACAACTGTGTTATTGTGAGCATTAGGGAAGACAAACTCAGGATTGTTGTCATTGACATCTAAAACGAACACGGTCACGTGCGCTGAGTTACGGAGGGATGGGGTTCCCATATCCTCAGCAATTACGGTAAAATCATACCTCGATTTTGCCTCGCGGTCGATCACCTGAGTTGCCATGACACTTCCATTTGGCAAGATGGAGAATGGGATTCCCGCGTTATAATTAGGATGGAGAAAATATGTTATCCTACTGTTGTTCCCGTCGTCTTTGTCGTTCGCTACCAATACACCAATGCTGACATTGACATGGTTATTCTCCTCCAGGTTGTACtcaaatgtattttcaataaaCTCAGGTTTGTTGTCGTTAACGTCCGTGACATACACCTTTACTTGGGCACTTCCGGTCAAACTTGGCGAGCCTTTGTCAGCAGCGTACACAGTGAACGTAATCTGGGTTACAGTTTCTCGATCCAAATCAGAATTCACAGATATAACTCCAGAGGTTTCTGCAATAGCGAAATACTTCTGACCTTCTGCATCCAAAGAAAACTCGACTTCAGCATTTTTGCCGTTATCGAAATCATTGGCAGCAACCTGCATCACACTAACTGTAACAGACGTATCCTCCCGGACGCTGAGGAAGTACTGCTGCTGTGTAAACTTTGGTGTGTTGTCGTTAATGTCCATCACGTGAACAACAAACGTAGAAGAAGCGTTCAGTTGTGGTGTTCCCGTATCATGGCAGTACACTGTAACTTCGTATCTGTCTTTAATCTCTCGGTTCAGAGGCTGGTAGAGGACCACTTTGTACTCGTGGACGGCGAACTTCTGCAGCGTGAACTTATCACTGTTGATCACAGAGCAGTTCACGATGCCGTTCTTACCAGTGTCAGGATCAAAAATTGTGACATGGGCAACTGCTGTATCCAGAAGGGCATTCTCCAGGATTTCAGAATCGTCGGTGTTCGAGAGAGGATCTATACTGATCTCTGGTGGGTTATTGTGCACGTCCAAGACATGGATGAACACTTTAGCCTGTGAAATCAAAGGCTGCATGGCATTGTCTGATGCTTCCACAATGATCGTATAGCTCTTGCCTGGTTCGTAGATGAGGGATCCTATTATGATCACATCTCCTGTGGACTCACTGATGGCAAATAAGGTAGGGATCTTCTCAGCCTGATTAGGGCTCAGCTTGTAGGTAACTCTCCCGTTGTCATCCTGGTCGGGGTCATCAGCGAAAACAGTTGTAATAGTAGTGTTAACAGCAACATCCTCGTTCACAGTGACATTGTACATCTGGGTACTGAATTTTGGGCGATTATCGTTGATGTCCAAAACATTGATGGTGACCTCCAGAGCACCAGTTTTAGGTGGATCTCCCCCATCTCGAGCTATAACGTTTACCTTGTAAGTACTAGTGGTTTCTCTGTCGAGTTGACCGTTCAGGACAATTCTGACGCTGTAACTCCCATCAACGAACTCTTGGTACCCAACAGTAAAGGGGGACGTGGGGGGTTCTAATGTGTAATCCTGGATCGAGAAGTTACCTGTGTCAGTATCCTTGGCAGCCTCTATGGGGATGTAAAACCCCGTAAGGGACCCCTCCGAAATGTCACGTGTTATTGAGGGCACAGAAAAGGATGGAGAATTGTCGTTAATATCCAAAAGAGTGATAGATACTTTGATTTTCTTGTATAAACTTCCAGATGTAGACCTAGCGATCACTTCTAACTCTAAAATACATTCCTCTTCGAACTCACATAACTCTTCTCTGTCTAGTTTTGTGGCGGTGTACAAAGAGCTCTGTCTCTCATTGATGTGAAACAGTGAAACTATTGTATTACCTTGTGTTAAGAAGCTGTATTTCATGGAATTGAGGTCGGCTGGATCTGCAGCCTCAGAGGCAAGATCAGCATCTGCAGCAACATTTCCTAGATAGGCGTTCGCTTGTTCCTCTTCTAATAAAGAATAAGCCACATCCTTCCCCTGTATCCCCGGGGCAATGCACGTGAACAAAATACAAACTAAGAGTAAATCCAAACTCAGAAATCGTACCACATCCATCGTGCAAGTCCGAATTAGTGTTTAAAATCCCCGAAATGTTGTCATCCGTTCAGCATACCGTGTTACCAGAGAGGACAGTCTGTAAACAGAGCAAATAAATACATTActgtttaattaaaatttattttagagATATCGTTAATTAATTTCTCAAACCATGTGTATAATTAAGTTTATACTTTACCTTTCACACGTAAGCCCACTTTATATAACTGTCGCCGAGTCTACGTAAATAATATAAGTCCCCGTGTCATACTAAATAGTAGTGTCCTGTGATATGTATCGATGTATATACACAACTATAAACACATGTGCTACACCCGCCAGTCACAGCCTATCTCTGACCATATCTACTCGCACCTCAGCGACACTGTCTCTACGCCACGCCTACCCCGCGGGATGGACCAATCAACGGCGTCGTCGCTCACCGTGTAATAAATTCATCGAGGCGACTAATTCGGATTTAATGTACATCTCGTGTACGATGTAAATAAGCTATAGGGGACTCTTTCTACAGCCCGGCAGTAGACTAGGGGATATGTTTAAAATCTGTACGCATGATTTAATCCGGTCTTTTCTCTGTCATTCATATTTAACCCGTCCTCTGTCTATCTCTCGCCAGAACTCACAATATTAATTCACTCTGCATACAGTCGTTTGTTGAGAAACCCCAACCTCCGCTAAGAGGCTTGTTTCTCAATTGTGGCTTTTTGCAACCAGTTTGCTACATGTACCATACACGTATATAAAAGACACTTTGAATCAATTAATAGAATGGATCAAAACGTGCTTCAGAATATTCTCAGGAAGTTGACGTTTTCTAATTACAATTCCATCTACTCCTGCACTCTGTCGGGTGGGGTCAGTCCAGAAACCAGTATTGTCATCGTTAGAGGTCCTTAAGAAACGATTCCTTTGATAAAGTTATGGGTTATGaatacatgtttattataaaGCCGGTAAGAGCGAAGGGGCGTTAGTACTTCAACATATAGAGTAATAGCTGATCAgaacttgaccttcattttgATCTTTCAAAGGCTTTTTAAGTGATCATTAGTATCGATGAAAGAGTGCGAGGCTATATTATTAGCCTCATCGTGTTGGTAAATATACACTGTGGTAGAGATACACTTCAATATGGGTACACTTATATATGTCTGCAATGTCACGTCTATAGCTAGTCTTTGTGCCCTTAACCTAACAGTTTGCGTTGctaattagatttttttttgtaatatagcATAGGGAAGAAAACTTTAATTAGGTACTGATTGAGAAACTTCAGATCGTATAATTGACATGAATCAAAATCGCAGACAACGTGGCATTGGCTTATCTTATTATCGATGGCAATTCaccttgaattttttttataaagagaAACTTCAATGCTTTTTAAATGTTGGGCTTCCTTAAGTTAAATAAACTTCTTTTATGCATCACATGACGTTTGACACgtcaaattaaatatacaatgtaaaaagCAAGGATAAAAATGTCAGACATTCTCGACAGTAAATGAAAGTTCTTTAAAATTACAGTACGATATtatgaatttttcaaatttccATTTCAGCCATCAATCGAATTTTATCCTTGGGAAGTCCGTTACATTAGTACATGACGAAATACATTCTTGGTATGACTTTTCAAACTGGATGATAATTTATTGTGAAAGTCAATATCCTTACATTCGGATGAATGCTAGTGAAATTGACACGAAGactattattgaaatttatttaattagatatttaaggaaaataataatttttagtTAATTGTGTAATAAGGTCTGACCTTAGATCATCGAGGTCACGGTTAGGGGCGCCATCAGTGACAGTTTTGGAGTGATGTGTAGTTACTTGTCAAAAGGAACAAATTTCAACTCTGGAAGTTTTCTGTCGATCGGAACTAATTTAAAGTCAATATTTAGGTGTCAACCTCTTCTTAAAACTTTATCCCTCCCCCTTTCTTACCATGGCCTGGGGGCCGGCTACAGCGGAACTTAATTCCACAGCATAGTATCATTATGTCAAAGTTCAAGAAATGTACCAGAAATAAGTAAATACAGTGAATTTAACAAGTACCGTAACGATTTACAATTAAACTATAATCAGTTGTTtgaaattctattttttttttgtgacgTAGTGTCCATTGGGGAATTTCAGTAGAGGGGGTCGATCCGGGTGTCATTACGAGGGGGTCGGACACAAATTAGGGTTTAGCATAACATTTGGTCGTTATCAGCCTGGTCAAGAGGTGTGTTTGTCCGTAATCCATAAACGACTGGACACGTTTGGTCAATCAAGAAGATATGGGCAGTAATCTGTATTGATCCCTATAACATATCTATACCGGATTGATCggcaatatatacaaaatttcgCCATAATCTACTCTGGCACACGACAGTCAAGGACTGATAAGGCGAATACTGCCTACCCACAACCATCTGGTTCGTATTTTAAGAAAGAGAAACGAGATTAACGGAGACAGAAAAGTGCAAGAGTCTACCTGTATGATTTtgtgaagaaaaaacaaatcaaataaaaaaccaaataatgattttcaaaaaatcataTTAGATAACTAGTACATAACCGGTTTAACTCGATATGcatttgattttgatataagTCCTTCAAGATTATAGTTACGGAAC of Argopecten irradians isolate NY chromosome 7, Ai_NY, whole genome shotgun sequence contains these proteins:
- the LOC138328128 gene encoding protocadherin beta-14-like, yielding MDVVRFLSLDLLLVCILFTCIAPGIQGKDVAYSLLEEEQANAYLGNVAADADLASEAADPADLNSMKYSFLTQGNTIVSLFHINERQSSLYTATKLDREELCEFEEECILELEVIARSTSGSLYKKIKVSITLLDINDNSPSFSVPSITRDISEGSLTGFYIPIEAAKDTDTGNFSIQDYTLEPPTSPFTVGYQEFVDGSYSVRIVLNGQLDRETTSTYKVNVIARDGGDPPKTGALEVTINVLDINDNRPKFSTQMYNVTVNEDVAVNTTITTVFADDPDQDDNGRVTYKLSPNQAEKIPTLFAISESTGDVIIIGSLIYEPGKSYTIIVEASDNAMQPLISQAKVFIHVLDVHNNPPEISIDPLSNTDDSEILENALLDTAVAHVTIFDPDTGKNGIVNCSVINSDKFTLQKFAVHEYKVVLYQPLNREIKDRYEVTVYCHDTGTPQLNASSTFVVHVMDINDNTPKFTQQQYFLSVREDTSVTVSVMQVAANDFDNGKNAEVEFSLDAEGQKYFAIAETSGVISVNSDLDRETVTQITFTVYAADKGSPSLTGSAQVKVYVTDVNDNKPEFIENTFEYNLEENNHVNVSIGVLVANDKDDGNNSRITYFLHPNYNAGIPFSILPNGSVMATQVIDREAKSRYDFTVIAEDMGTPSLRNSAHVTVFVLDVNDNNPEFVFPNAHNNTVVISYQTPVNTIVSTVETRDIDEGMNSKVTYFMKDKNFSHIFKLNNLSGRIVLDKGLTVADARKYTFGIIAQDKGTPPRINEIAMSIVVTTQGLGEDVPQPEEHRQYFLIAVAISCVTAVIAIVIILTICLIKRADRIKQKYSESKDNSDGPLGRQETRKKVSFSIDDRVMTTMPGGRANVPESHLYPEIPTGSIQVSLKSPDRGHESDSGQGSLDSSDRRHHQLTSLQLRHALMTSPSGSKNRSAMPHVSPPLSGLITHQDMDNHSDLSGEANTSDSGRGGSEDEINTSCILSYSGDFDHLAHSPRGKHMSRSSSKNAGKREDLFPLPENDYGQLNHMKPTLAPISFGDRFF